Sequence from the Deltaproteobacteria bacterium IMCC39524 genome:
TCCTCTCCGCAACCGGCACAGCGCCAGGCCGCAGCCTCTTCTTTTTTGAACCAGTTCGCGAGCAAAGACTTGGCGCGCGGCCAGACTTCATCGTCGACCACCCAGAGCTCGGGGCAACATTCGAGGAAAGGGATTTCGCCGAGGGCGGCGAAAAGCTGTTCATTACGGATCAGGCAGGTCACACCTTCGCGCTCCAGCAGCTCTTTGAGCAGGCCGGCTTCAGCACGATCGGCTAAAGTGAAGGTGTGCAGTTTCTTCATGAGAAGGACATCCTTTATCGGGCCAGAG
This genomic interval carries:
- a CDS encoding DUF2007 domain-containing protein — translated: MKKLHTFTLADRAEAGLLKELLEREGVTCLIRNEQLFAALGEIPFLECCPELWVVDDEVWPRAKSLLANWFKKEEAAAWRCAGCGEDLEGQFGSCWKCGTSRDA